Proteins co-encoded in one Rattus rattus isolate New Zealand chromosome 5, Rrattus_CSIRO_v1, whole genome shotgun sequence genomic window:
- the Prg3 gene encoding proteoglycan 3, protein MKQPLILSLLLLGMVSAFHLDSAHPHLETPKREEDLNPEADGSREQGRELVLTQGIMQTGGEEVEGSEHQDVFEDGEAMESEPDALDEDSVCPREEDTAHFQGTPGCKSCRYVLVRTPKTFDKAQKLCRRCYRGNLASIHTFSFNFQVQSLARKINQSIVWIGGILRGWFFWKNFCWTDGSRWDFGYWAPGQPGNGEGHCVTLCAKGGHWRRASCKSHLPFICSF, encoded by the exons ATGAAACAGCCCCTGATCCTGTCCCTTCTCCTGCTGGGGATGGTTTCTGCTTTCCATCTGG ACTCTGCTCACCCTCATCTGGAGACTCCCAAGAGAGAAGAAGACCTGAATCCAGAAGCAGATGGTTCCAGGGAACAGGGGAGAGAGTTGGTTCTGACTCAAGGGATAATGCAGACAGGGGGAGAGGAGGTTGAGGGTTCTGAACATCAAGACGTCTTTGAGGATGGGGAGGCAATGGAGTCAGAACCCGATGCCTTAGATGAGGACTCTgtatgccccagggaagaggacacAGCTCATTTTCAGGGAACTCCTGGGTGCAAGAGCTGCCGCTATGTGCTGGTGAGGACTCCTAAGACATTTGATAAGGCTCAg AAACTCTGCAGACGATGTTACCGAGGCAACCTTGCCTCCATCCACACCTTCAGTTTCAACTTCCAAGTTCAGAGCTTGGCCAGGAAGATCAACCAGTCCATCGTCTGGATTGGAGGCATCCTCAGGGGATGG tTCTTCTGGAAGAACTTTTGCTGGACTGATGGGAGCCGCTGGGATTTTGGATACTGGgccccagggcagcctgggaatggggaaggacactgtgtgactctgtgtgccAAAG GGGGCCATTGGCGAAGAGCTTCATGCAAAAGTCACCTGCCTTTCATCTGCTCCTTCTAA